A single genomic interval of Malania oleifera isolate guangnan ecotype guangnan chromosome 13, ASM2987363v1, whole genome shotgun sequence harbors:
- the LOC131146756 gene encoding putative lipid-binding protein AIR1: MGSKSSFSATLFLAVNLLFFALVSGQYCDSTCTPPGVSPGQTLTCSSNILKLGVCANLLNGLLGVVLGTPPTTPCCSLITGLVDLEAAVCLCTAIRANVLGIINLNIPISLSLLLNACGRTAPSGFTCA; this comes from the coding sequence ATGGGATCCAAATCCTCATTCTCTGCTACTCTTTTTCTTGCAGTAAATCTCCTCTTCTTTGCTCTTGTTTCTGGACAATATTGTGATTCTACTTGCACTCCTCCTGGTGTTTCACCAGGCCAAACCCTAACTTGCTCTAGCAATATTCTAAAATTGGGCGTTTGCGCAAATTTACTTAATGGGCTGCTCGGAGTTGTCCTTGGCACTCCACCTACCACTCCATGTTGCAGCTTGATTACTGGTTTGGTCGACCTAGAGGCTGCAGTTTGTTTGTGCACTGCTATCAGGGCTAACGTGTTGGGTATAATTAATCTTAACATTCCAATTTCCCTCAGTTTGCTTCTTAATGCTTGTGGGAGGACTGCACCATCTGGATTTACTTGTGCTTAA